One window from the genome of Flavobacterium agricola encodes:
- a CDS encoding HD domain-containing protein — translation MSLLTNTITYVKQTLENVESGHDFYHIERVYNNAQLIAQNEPCNLLVVQLAALLHDIADSKFHNGDETIGPKTAQAFLESQNADPEVINHVVKIIENISFKGGNFNRTFNSIELQIVQDADRLDAIGAIGIARAFNYGGYKNNPIHLPGHDPKLNMTKEEYKKHRGSTINHFYEKLLLLKDLMNTPTGKTIAEQRHQYMLTFLAQFYAEWDGEK, via the coding sequence ATGAGCTTACTTACAAACACCATAACATACGTAAAACAAACACTAGAAAATGTTGAATCGGGCCACGATTTTTATCATATAGAACGTGTGTACAACAACGCCCAATTAATTGCGCAAAACGAACCGTGTAATCTTTTAGTAGTACAATTAGCTGCCCTTTTACACGACATTGCCGACAGCAAATTTCATAACGGTGACGAAACTATTGGACCTAAAACTGCTCAAGCCTTTTTAGAAAGCCAAAATGCCGATCCAGAAGTAATTAATCATGTCGTAAAAATTATTGAAAACATATCGTTTAAGGGCGGCAATTTTAATCGCACATTCAATTCAATCGAATTACAAATCGTACAAGATGCCGATCGTTTAGATGCAATCGGAGCCATTGGTATTGCACGTGCCTTTAATTACGGTGGTTACAAAAACAACCCCATTCACCTACCGGGTCACGATCCAAAACTAAACATGACCAAAGAAGAATATAAAAAGCATCGTGGGTCAACCATCAATCACTTTTACGAAAAGCTACTGCTTTTAAAAGATTTAATGAACACACCAACCGGTAAAACAATAGCCGAACAACGCCACCAATACATGCTAACCTTTTTAGCACAATTTTATGCCGAATGGGACGGCGAAAAATAA
- a CDS encoding acyl-ACP desaturase has protein sequence MSIQNVRLEVMQFLEKNVDAFLDQFLLPVEKIWQPTDLLPNSQSDTFLDEVKELREIAKELPYDFWVVLVGDTITEEALPTYESWLLDLDGINQREENGRENGWAKWFRNWTGEENRHGDLLNRYLYLSGKVNMREVEVTTHHLLNDGFDNGADRDPYKNFVFTSFQELATYISHNRVSQIAKQYGDKKLSKLCKMIAGDEMRHHHAYSEFVNKIFKVDPSQMMLAFHYMMKKNIVMPANLIRESGGEKGSAFVNFSNSAQRLGVYTALDYVEILRKLIDKWEIDKINGLTDEAEKAREYLMKLPDRMTRLAERLVVPQEPHIFKWVNPSLVK, from the coding sequence ATGTCTATACAAAACGTGCGCTTAGAGGTAATGCAGTTTCTAGAAAAAAACGTAGATGCGTTTCTAGATCAGTTTTTACTTCCTGTAGAAAAAATTTGGCAGCCAACAGATTTGTTGCCAAACTCGCAATCTGATACTTTTTTAGACGAAGTAAAAGAATTAAGAGAAATCGCAAAAGAATTACCTTATGATTTTTGGGTAGTTTTAGTAGGCGATACCATTACTGAAGAAGCTTTACCAACATACGAATCTTGGTTATTAGATTTAGATGGCATCAACCAACGCGAAGAAAATGGTCGCGAAAACGGTTGGGCAAAATGGTTTAGAAACTGGACCGGAGAAGAAAACCGACATGGCGATTTATTAAACCGCTATTTATACCTTTCTGGTAAAGTAAATATGCGCGAGGTAGAAGTTACAACGCATCATTTATTAAACGACGGGTTTGACAACGGTGCCGATCGCGATCCATACAAAAACTTTGTATTTACAAGTTTTCAGGAGTTAGCTACCTACATTTCGCACAACCGCGTATCACAAATTGCAAAGCAATACGGAGATAAAAAACTTTCTAAACTTTGTAAAATGATTGCCGGCGACGAAATGCGTCACCACCACGCATATTCAGAGTTTGTTAATAAAATATTTAAAGTAGATCCTTCTCAAATGATGTTAGCTTTTCATTACATGATGAAAAAAAACATTGTTATGCCAGCCAATTTAATTCGTGAATCGGGTGGCGAAAAAGGTTCGGCTTTTGTTAACTTCTCAAACTCAGCACAACGTTTAGGCGTTTATACTGCGTTAGATTATGTAGAAATTTTACGTAAACTAATCGACAAATGGGAAATTGATAAAATTAACGGCTTAACAGACGAAGCCGAAAAAGCCCGCGAATATTTAATGAAATTACCAGACCGCATGACCAGATTGGCAGAACGCCTGGTAGTACCACAAGAACCACATATTTTTAAATGGGTTAACCCATCATTAGTAAAATAA
- a CDS encoding lysophospholipid acyltransferase family protein encodes MKKIISYPFSILYVIALVILLVIFQPIQWVCLKLFGYQAHKKSVDILNFFLAKSAYLIFSSYSIEGREKIPTNAPIIFVANHQSLFDIVGIISMLNQWHPKFIAKIELGKGIPSVSFNLKYGGSVLINRKDPKQALPVIKGMSQYIEKYNRSAVIFPEGTRSRTGQPKHFSENGLKILCKYAPSAYVVPITINNSWKMLRYGNFPMGLGTNIKLKIHEPLAVKDYPFEQLFQTTKDKIISDIKN; translated from the coding sequence ATGAAAAAAATAATATCCTACCCATTTTCAATTCTTTATGTAATTGCTTTAGTTATTTTATTAGTTATTTTTCAGCCCATACAATGGGTTTGTTTAAAACTATTCGGCTACCAAGCACATAAAAAAAGTGTAGATATTTTAAACTTTTTTTTAGCCAAATCGGCTTATTTAATTTTTAGTAGTTACAGCATAGAAGGGCGCGAAAAAATTCCGACAAACGCACCTATCATTTTTGTAGCCAACCATCAATCGCTTTTTGATATTGTTGGTATTATTTCGATGCTAAACCAATGGCATCCAAAGTTTATTGCTAAAATTGAATTAGGTAAAGGCATCCCGTCAGTATCGTTTAATTTAAAATATGGCGGTAGCGTTTTAATTAACAGAAAAGATCCTAAACAAGCCTTGCCGGTTATTAAAGGCATGAGCCAATATATAGAAAAATACAACCGCTCTGCCGTAATATTTCCTGAAGGAACCCGAAGCAGAACCGGACAACCAAAGCATTTTTCTGAAAACGGATTAAAAATATTATGTAAATACGCACCCAGTGCATATGTAGTACCAATTACTATTAATAACTCATGGAAAATGTTGCGTTATGGTAACTTTCCGATGGGATTAGGAACAAACATAAAACTCAAAATTCACGAACCACTAGCTGTTAAAGATTATCCGTTTGAACAACTTTTTCAAACAACAAAAGATAAAATTATCAGCGACATTAAAAACTAA
- a CDS encoding BrxA/BrxB family bacilliredoxin: MYPAEMVKPMRDELVNAGFQELYTAEEVQNAIDKTGTTLVVVNSVCGCAARNARPGAIASLNNAKKPAQAVTVFAGVDREAVDAAREKMFPFPPSSPAIALFKDGELVHMLERHHIEGRPAELIAENLQDAYNEFC, encoded by the coding sequence ATGTATCCAGCAGAAATGGTTAAGCCAATGCGTGACGAATTAGTAAACGCTGGTTTTCAAGAATTATATACCGCAGAAGAAGTACAAAATGCAATTGATAAAACCGGAACAACTTTAGTTGTTGTTAACTCGGTTTGTGGTTGTGCAGCTCGTAACGCACGTCCAGGAGCAATTGCAAGTTTAAACAATGCTAAAAAACCGGCACAAGCAGTAACGGTTTTTGCAGGTGTTGACAGAGAAGCGGTAGATGCAGCTCGTGAAAAAATGTTCCCATTCCCTCCATCATCTCCAGCAATTGCTTTGTTTAAAGATGGTGAATTGGTGCACATGTTAGAACGTCATCACATTGAAGGACGTCCGGCAGAATTAATTGCTGAAAATTTACAAGACGCATACAACGAATTTTGTTAG
- a CDS encoding TonB-dependent siderophore receptor has protein sequence MKGFIISSLILSSSFIATAQVSTDTLNKKTELDEIEVFGERNRKPKGLEAITRMPLKPSDQIQSISIISHKVIEAQGALTITEAIRNVPGVTLFGSYGGVKESMSTRGFRGVPVLKNGVRIESQFQTAGGVIDMQGVESIQVIKGSAAITQGVITDLGNAGGVINVVTKTPNFYNRANVGVRVGSWNQFRPTFDVEQVLNESQTLSVRVNGAYESADSYRKDITSNRVYFNPSIAFQASPRTRIIVEGDYLNSNVTPHTSAVNLAANQGTNALYVLPHNKFLGLRSDNNNTVSKSVMARVDHEINDIFSLRGAYASNSMDVDNMATSTTPVNRNQDFNIRNRTIARSYKEDSNKTLQFDLIGQNLYTGKIKHIGQIGFDYRSSNVNTTNFDSYVNGVKTNKIDEINIYDNIPNNLNDMTYTDANGAVNPYKVSFQESGNVIASYNTFGILFQDVIEFNKYLKATLGLRYSVINTEDRTGVSGRRESAWNPSVGVIVTPFKNFNVFGSYTNSTSLRSASNLMANGEKIGPSTTNQFETGIKSDWLDNKLRFNFTYFHINTANLSNSEYLPGSSVTTGYYFKAGDLVRDGIETEINGRITNDITVMFGYAWLDARYKNSPSYVNGSAPMNAPEHTANFWAQYKFSKTALKGLSVSAGLYYVGDRPVNEYSLAPDGHGNYGGIAPFNMPSYTTLNFQVGYTYKKMEARVFLNNVTDQVGLNSYFRGGYINQIDPFNMAVALNYRF, from the coding sequence ATGAAAGGTTTTATCATTTCTTCGTTAATTCTTTCGTCTTCATTTATCGCTACGGCTCAAGTAAGCACAGATACATTAAACAAAAAAACTGAACTTGATGAAATTGAAGTTTTTGGGGAACGTAATAGAAAGCCAAAAGGTTTAGAAGCTATTACACGTATGCCCTTAAAACCATCGGATCAGATCCAGAGTATTTCTATTATTTCGCACAAAGTAATCGAAGCGCAAGGTGCTTTAACCATTACAGAAGCTATTAGAAATGTACCTGGCGTAACTTTATTTGGTAGCTACGGTGGAGTAAAAGAATCTATGTCAACACGCGGTTTTAGAGGCGTTCCAGTACTAAAAAATGGGGTTCGTATAGAATCGCAATTTCAAACTGCTGGTGGAGTTATTGATATGCAAGGGGTAGAATCTATTCAAGTAATTAAAGGTTCGGCAGCTATTACACAAGGCGTTATTACAGATTTAGGTAACGCTGGTGGCGTAATTAACGTGGTTACTAAAACACCTAATTTTTACAACCGCGCCAATGTTGGAGTGCGTGTAGGAAGTTGGAATCAGTTTAGACCAACCTTTGATGTGGAACAAGTTTTAAACGAAAGTCAAACATTATCGGTACGTGTAAACGGTGCGTACGAATCTGCAGACAGCTATAGAAAAGATATTACATCAAATCGTGTTTATTTTAATCCATCTATTGCATTTCAGGCATCGCCAAGAACAAGAATTATTGTTGAAGGAGATTATTTAAATTCAAACGTTACGCCACATACATCCGCAGTAAACTTAGCTGCAAACCAAGGTACAAATGCGTTATACGTTTTACCACATAATAAATTTTTAGGTTTACGTTCAGACAACAACAATACCGTTTCTAAATCGGTAATGGCACGTGTTGATCATGAGATTAATGATATTTTCTCGTTACGTGGGGCGTATGCATCAAATAGCATGGATGTGGACAACATGGCAACTTCTACAACACCGGTTAACAGAAATCAAGATTTTAATATTCGTAATCGTACTATTGCACGTTCGTATAAAGAAGATTCGAACAAAACGTTACAATTTGATTTAATTGGACAAAACTTATATACCGGAAAAATTAAACATATTGGACAAATTGGTTTTGACTACCGTTCATCGAACGTAAATACAACCAACTTTGATTCGTACGTTAACGGAGTTAAAACAAATAAAATTGACGAAATTAACATTTACGATAACATTCCGAACAACTTAAACGACATGACGTACACAGACGCAAATGGCGCTGTAAACCCATACAAAGTTTCGTTTCAAGAAAGCGGAAATGTAATAGCTAGCTACAACACATTTGGAATTTTATTTCAAGACGTTATTGAGTTTAATAAATACTTAAAAGCAACTTTAGGTTTACGTTATTCAGTTATTAATACTGAAGATAGAACGGGAGTAAGCGGACGTCGTGAAAGTGCTTGGAATCCGAGCGTTGGGGTAATTGTAACACCATTTAAAAACTTTAACGTTTTTGGTTCATATACCAACTCAACCAGCTTACGTTCTGCAAGTAACCTAATGGCAAATGGCGAAAAAATTGGTCCATCTACAACCAACCAATTCGAAACCGGGATTAAATCAGATTGGTTAGATAATAAATTACGTTTCAACTTTACCTATTTCCACATCAATACCGCAAACTTATCTAATAGCGAATATTTACCAGGATCTAGCGTTACAACCGGTTATTACTTTAAAGCAGGTGATTTAGTGCGCGATGGTATTGAAACAGAAATTAACGGACGTATTACAAACGATATTACAGTTATGTTTGGTTACGCATGGTTAGATGCACGTTATAAAAATTCACCATCTTACGTAAACGGATCAGCACCAATGAATGCTCCAGAACATACTGCAAACTTTTGGGCACAATATAAATTTAGTAAAACAGCTTTAAAAGGTTTAAGCGTAAGTGCAGGTTTATATTACGTAGGTGACAGACCAGTAAACGAATATTCGTTAGCACCAGACGGGCACGGAAATTATGGCGGAATTGCTCCTTTTAACATGCCATCGTACACAACTTTAAATTTCCAAGTTGGTTATACGTACAAAAAAATGGAAGCACGTGTGTTCTTAAACAACGTTACCGATCAAGTAGGATTAAATTCTTATTTCAGAGGTGGTTACATCAACCAAATCGATCCATTCAATATGGCAGTAGCACTTAACTACCGTTTTTAA
- a CDS encoding 5-formyltetrahydrofolate cyclo-ligase, with amino-acid sequence MLKKDLRTKYKALRQALTKTEQEDLSLAIANNLLKLNIWQYNNFHVFLPITRLHEINTEYLMHILQGKDKNVILSKSDFKTNKMVNYLLTDNTKIETNSYGIPEPTGGIKMDEQTIDVVFVPLLAFDKKGNRVGYGKGFYDLFLSKCKPNVIKVGVSFFEAENAIEDAYEKDIALDFCVTPNQLYTFR; translated from the coding sequence ATGCTTAAAAAAGATTTACGCACAAAATATAAAGCTTTACGCCAAGCATTAACAAAAACCGAACAAGAAGATTTGTCGTTAGCCATTGCTAACAACTTATTAAAATTAAACATTTGGCAATACAATAACTTTCATGTTTTTTTACCTATTACGCGTTTGCACGAAATAAACACCGAGTACCTTATGCATATTTTACAAGGGAAAGATAAAAACGTAATTTTGTCTAAATCGGATTTTAAAACCAACAAAATGGTAAATTACTTATTAACCGATAATACAAAAATAGAAACAAATAGCTACGGAATTCCTGAACCTACAGGCGGAATTAAAATGGATGAGCAAACAATTGATGTAGTTTTTGTACCACTGCTTGCTTTTGATAAAAAAGGAAACCGCGTAGGTTACGGTAAAGGTTTTTACGATTTGTTTTTAAGCAAATGCAAACCTAACGTTATTAAAGTTGGAGTAAGTTTTTTTGAGGCAGAAAATGCAATTGAAGATGCGTACGAAAAAGATATTGCTTTAGATTTTTGTGTCACTCCAAATCAGCTTTATACGTTTAGATAA
- the uvrC gene encoding excinuclease ABC subunit UvrC, giving the protein MTTTPLELQIQTLPDNPGVYQYYDKDGKILYVGKAKNLKKRVSSYFNKVHQVARTNVLVKKIHTIKHIVVPTETDALLLENNMIKNFQPRYNVLLKDDKSYPWICIKKERFPRVFWTRNMVKDGSEYFGPYTSQKTVYTLLDLIKELYPLRTCTYDLSVPNIKAEKFKVCLEYHIGNCKGPCEGLFEEEAYNKQIQAIRDILKGNFKESLKDFKTHMTELAADLKFEEAQKIKEKIEVLEKYQSRSTVINPKISNLDVFSIISDEAAAYVNFIQIAHGAIIRSHTMELKKKLDETDQELLELAIIEIRNRFELTAKEIVVPFEVELGENIRITVPKLGDKKDILNLSERNAKYYRLDQLKQLKIVDPDRHANRIMAQMKADLHLPTEPRHIECFDNSNIQGTNPVAACVVFRDGKPYKKDYRHFNIKSVEGPNDFASMEEVVYRRYKRMLDEGESLPQLIVIDGGKGQLSSALKSIDDLGLRGKVSIIGIAKRLEEIFFPGDSYPLYLDKKSETLKVIQHIRNEAHRFGITFHRNKRSANAINSEIEAIPGIGEKSMVALLNHFKSVKKIKSANLDELKAVVGLSRAQKIINHFNTQK; this is encoded by the coding sequence ATGACAACTACGCCTTTAGAACTTCAAATACAAACATTGCCTGACAATCCGGGGGTTTATCAGTATTATGATAAAGACGGAAAAATTTTGTATGTAGGTAAGGCAAAAAATTTAAAAAAACGTGTTTCTTCTTATTTTAATAAGGTGCACCAAGTTGCGCGTACCAATGTTTTAGTTAAAAAAATTCATACCATAAAACATATTGTTGTTCCTACTGAAACCGATGCGCTTTTGTTAGAAAATAATATGATTAAAAACTTTCAGCCACGTTATAACGTGTTGCTTAAAGATGATAAATCGTACCCGTGGATTTGCATCAAAAAAGAAAGATTTCCGCGGGTATTTTGGACCCGTAATATGGTAAAAGACGGGTCTGAATATTTTGGACCTTATACCAGTCAGAAAACGGTTTATACCTTATTAGATTTAATTAAAGAATTATATCCGTTACGTACCTGCACGTACGATTTGTCGGTGCCAAACATTAAGGCCGAAAAATTTAAAGTTTGTTTGGAATACCACATTGGTAACTGCAAAGGACCGTGCGAAGGTTTGTTTGAGGAAGAAGCTTATAATAAGCAAATTCAAGCCATTCGCGATATTTTAAAAGGTAATTTTAAAGAAAGCTTAAAAGATTTTAAAACCCATATGACCGAATTGGCTGCGGATTTAAAGTTTGAAGAAGCCCAGAAAATAAAAGAAAAAATTGAAGTTTTAGAAAAATACCAATCGCGTTCAACCGTTATCAATCCAAAAATATCCAATTTAGATGTTTTTTCTATTATTTCTGATGAAGCTGCTGCGTACGTTAACTTTATTCAAATTGCGCACGGAGCCATTATTCGTTCGCATACCATGGAACTGAAAAAAAAGCTGGACGAAACCGATCAGGAACTTTTAGAATTAGCTATTATTGAAATTAGAAATCGCTTTGAGCTAACCGCTAAAGAAATTGTTGTACCGTTTGAGGTAGAATTGGGCGAAAATATTCGCATTACTGTGCCTAAGTTGGGCGATAAAAAAGATATTTTAAATCTTTCAGAACGCAATGCCAAATATTACAGGTTAGATCAGTTAAAACAATTAAAAATTGTTGATCCTGACCGCCATGCCAATCGTATTATGGCTCAAATGAAAGCCGATTTGCATTTACCGACCGAACCGCGTCATATAGAATGTTTTGACAATTCAAACATTCAGGGTACCAATCCGGTAGCAGCTTGTGTGGTTTTTAGAGATGGTAAACCGTATAAAAAAGATTACCGTCATTTTAATATTAAATCGGTTGAAGGGCCAAACGATTTTGCTTCGATGGAAGAAGTGGTTTACCGCCGTTACAAACGCATGTTAGATGAAGGTGAATCGTTACCGCAATTAATTGTGATTGATGGAGGAAAAGGGCAACTTTCATCTGCCTTAAAATCGATCGATGATTTAGGGCTTCGTGGCAAAGTTTCTATTATTGGTATTGCTAAACGTTTAGAAGAAATATTTTTTCCGGGCGATAGCTATCCTTTATATTTAGATAAAAAGTCAGAAACTTTAAAAGTAATTCAGCACATTCGTAACGAAGCACACCGATTCGGAATTACGTTTCACCGCAATAAACGATCTGCCAATGCGATTAATAGCGAAATAGAAGCCATTCCGGGAATTGGTGAAAAAAGCATGGTTGCGTTATTAAATCATTTTAAATCGGTTAAAAAAATAAAAAGTGCTAACTTAGACGAACTTAAGGCCGTAGTAGGTTTATCACGAGCTCAAAAAATAATTAATCATTTCAATACCCAGAAATAA
- a CDS encoding patatin-like phospholipase family protein produces MIRIVLIFLLSSLFFNVFAQDSVAVQQQKPKIGLVLSGGGAKGLAHIGVLKVLEEQGVEISYITGTSMGAIIGGLYSVGYSASQLDSIFRVVDSKALVQDYVPRKTKGFYERRDDEIYALQLPFDNFKIGIPPSLSKGMYNYNLLTRLTYHVRDVKDFSKLPIPFACVATEVATGNEVVLTQGDLVESIIASGAFPSLFSPVNIDGKVLIDGGIVNNYPVQLVRDMGADIVIGVDVQDDLKAVDDLGGAMGILLQTTNYPMVKQMENKRELTDIYIKPDITGYNVVSFDSGAEIIERGENAATELLPQIQAIANQHQVKQLPVQNMLHPTDPIYVAEIIVADSTLSKHNSDYVIGKLGFEPFSTINYSMFEDGISSLNATQNFSTITYDFENTPNNPEQVNVRLSLRESPVNRFLKFGVHYDGLYKSSALVNLTQRKLFLTNDTAVLDVILGDNNRYNFRYYWDNGFSWSVGFNSRLNNFTNNIAYDINTLPGYENIDVSKVNYRYLDIINQVYVQSFFKNRYLISLGVEHRYIDLTTESLFNKKTRIDRNSYFNTFANFRYDSYDNKYFPTRGITFNGEYKNFFYSTDSQYDVQPFSLLRGDIGFAIPVSEKLTLKIESELGLMFGPHTLPFFDYVLGGYGFAQTYNFRQFYGYDFTSLVGNNYIKGLVTLDYAFYNRHHLNVSANFANIGNDIIKEAKMFTTPKYSGYALGYGYQTIIGPIEIKESWSPETNNFYTWVSVGFWF; encoded by the coding sequence ATGATTCGAATCGTACTAATCTTTTTACTAAGCAGTTTATTTTTTAATGTGTTCGCACAAGATTCGGTAGCTGTACAACAACAAAAACCAAAAATCGGATTGGTTTTAAGCGGCGGTGGCGCAAAAGGTTTAGCACATATTGGAGTTTTAAAAGTTTTAGAAGAACAAGGCGTTGAAATATCGTACATCACCGGTACCAGCATGGGTGCCATAATTGGTGGATTATATTCGGTGGGTTACAGCGCTTCGCAATTAGATTCTATTTTTAGGGTAGTAGATTCTAAAGCTTTGGTACAAGATTATGTGCCCAGAAAAACCAAAGGATTTTACGAACGTCGTGATGACGAAATTTATGCTTTACAACTGCCGTTTGATAATTTTAAAATCGGTATTCCGCCTTCTTTATCAAAAGGTATGTACAATTATAACTTGTTAACCCGATTAACGTACCATGTGCGCGATGTTAAAGATTTTTCTAAACTACCTATTCCGTTTGCATGTGTAGCAACCGAAGTTGCTACGGGCAACGAAGTTGTTTTAACCCAAGGTGATTTGGTAGAAAGCATTATTGCTAGCGGCGCTTTTCCTTCGCTTTTTAGCCCGGTAAATATTGACGGAAAAGTTTTAATAGATGGGGGAATTGTAAACAATTATCCTGTGCAATTGGTTCGCGATATGGGAGCTGATATTGTTATTGGGGTTGATGTGCAAGACGATTTAAAAGCTGTTGATGATTTAGGTGGTGCTATGGGAATTTTGTTACAAACTACCAATTATCCCATGGTAAAGCAAATGGAAAACAAACGTGAATTAACCGATATTTATATTAAACCTGATATTACAGGATATAATGTGGTATCTTTTGATTCGGGTGCAGAAATTATTGAGCGTGGAGAAAATGCAGCAACCGAATTATTACCACAAATTCAGGCAATAGCAAACCAGCATCAAGTAAAACAACTGCCGGTGCAAAATATGCTGCATCCTACAGATCCGATTTATGTAGCCGAAATTATTGTTGCAGACAGCACCTTATCTAAACACAACAGCGATTATGTAATTGGTAAATTGGGTTTCGAACCTTTTTCTACAATCAATTACAGCATGTTCGAGGACGGAATTTCGAGCCTTAATGCTACGCAAAACTTTTCGACCATTACGTATGATTTTGAAAATACGCCAAATAATCCAGAACAAGTAAATGTTCGTTTAAGTTTAAGAGAATCTCCGGTTAATCGTTTTTTAAAGTTCGGTGTTCATTATGACGGGCTATATAAAAGTTCGGCATTGGTTAACTTAACGCAGCGTAAATTGTTTTTAACCAATGATACCGCCGTTTTAGATGTAATATTAGGAGATAATAACCGATATAATTTTAGATATTATTGGGATAATGGTTTTAGTTGGAGCGTTGGGTTTAATTCGCGTTTAAACAATTTTACCAATAACATTGCTTACGATATAAATACATTGCCGGGGTACGAAAATATTGATGTTTCTAAAGTTAATTACCGTTATTTAGATATTATTAATCAGGTTTATGTACAATCCTTTTTTAAAAATCGCTATTTAATTAGTTTAGGGGTTGAGCATCGTTATATAGATTTAACTACTGAATCGTTATTCAATAAAAAAACACGAATCGATCGTAACAGCTATTTTAATACATTTGCAAACTTCCGTTACGATTCGTACGATAATAAATATTTTCCGACACGCGGTATTACGTTTAATGGAGAATATAAAAACTTTTTTTATTCAACCGATTCTCAATACGACGTGCAGCCTTTTTCATTGCTTCGTGGTGATATTGGTTTTGCAATTCCGGTATCTGAAAAATTAACATTAAAAATTGAGTCTGAACTTGGGCTTATGTTTGGCCCTCATACGCTGCCTTTTTTTGATTATGTATTGGGCGGATATGGCTTTGCACAAACTTATAATTTTAGACAATTTTATGGGTATGATTTTACCTCGTTAGTAGGTAACAATTATATTAAAGGTTTAGTAACTTTAGATTATGCCTTTTATAATAGGCATCATTTAAACGTTTCGGCCAATTTTGCCAATATCGGAAATGATATTATTAAAGAAGCTAAAATGTTTACCACCCCTAAATATTCGGGTTACGCCTTGGGTTATGGGTATCAAACCATTATTGGACCGATTGAAATTAAAGAATCTTGGTCGCCAGAAACAAATAATTTTTATACTTGGGTTAGTGTTGGCTTCTGGTTTTAA